Proteins encoded by one window of Xiphias gladius isolate SHS-SW01 ecotype Sanya breed wild chromosome 15, ASM1685928v1, whole genome shotgun sequence:
- the rgl3a gene encoding ral guanine nucleotide dissociation stimulator-like 1 produces MTMGKWHLSMDPVQEWGEEEEDGAVFGITLRREPVLPSSDAAEFPTAFSFIQYHTVKVRRLKAATLERLVTHLLDPGHQEPDFVRVFLSTHSAFTSTSTLIELLFERDDSIANLDNTVCPHSTLPQVIRLWLEEYSEDFREAPQYQALRLLCVHLRHRLCFRRLAQTAETLLKRLQEQDCSQSASPHGCDSLQQEPRDQEDGGETSAKEEDRYSFMDFPTRDIAEQLTRLDADLFVRVVPFHCLGCVWSQRDKKENRNLAPTVRATISQFNAVTNRVITSLLCPSSPSPPTSSPVSSPTSSSTFLYPSTAPSSPRCSHASPAHRARIIERWIAIAQECRQLKNFSSLRAILSALQSNAVYRLKKTWAAVSRESMATFDHLCDTFPNENCVLTTRGILVEDGSHPDSGATPGSKSLQLCSVSRQMTCSSGVVPYLGTYLTVLTMLDTALTDTVEGGLINFEKRRREFEILSHIRQLQTSCSHYSLPANPHITAWLQAHTLLTDQESYELSRELEPPLDVCPSSPNSWSSRLLTKKLASLRTVSDSSLRKTHADQISVSSSGSSSSDMEDLSAPQPSPLRLKFKSLSGSLHNVAEDFSSSSPSLSSSSCSFSQPDLSSSSLALSPESSSPSCSPQASLPVYNKQVADSCIIRVSVESVSNGNVYKSILLTSQDHTPQVIMRAIEKHNMEDVSCHDFSLCQMLNNGKELQIPDKANVFYAMCTNANYDFVLRQHWRSHRRHLGSSSSPGAQPKSRNAK; encoded by the exons ATGACCATGGGAAAATGGCACTTATCCATG GACCCGGTGCAGGagtggggggaggaggaggaggacggggcCGTGTTTGGCATTACGCTGCGGAGGGAGCCCGTCCTACCGAGCTCAGATGCGGCCGAGTTCCCCACAGCCTTCAGCTTCATCCAGTACCACACGGTGAAGGTGCGCAGGCTGAAGGCCGCCACCCTGGAGCGTCTGGTCACCCACCTGCTGGACCCCGGACACCAGGAGCCCGACTTCGTCCGTGTCTTCCTCTCCACCCATAGTGCCTTCACCTCCACCAGCACCCTCATTGAGCTGCTGTTTGAGAG AGACGACTCAATCGCCAACCTTGATAACACCGTCTGCCCTCATAG TACTTTACCCCAAGTGATTCGGCTGTGGCTGGAGGAATACAGCGAAGACTTCCGTGAAGCCCCTCAGTACCAGGCCCTCAGGCTGTTGTGTGTGCACCTGCGGCATCGCCTCTGCTTCAGACGTCTGGCTCAGACTGCTGAGACCCTGCTCAAGAGGCTCCAGGAGCAAG ATTGCAGCCAGTCTGCGTCACCGCACGGCTGTGACTCATTGCAGCAGGAGCCCAGAGAtcaggaggatggaggagagacGTCTGCTaaagaggaagacagatacAGCTTTATGGACTTCCCTACGAGAGACATAGCGGAGCAGCTGACCAGGCTGGACGCT GATCTGTTTGTCAGAGTGGTTCCCTTCCACTGCCTGGGCTGCGTCTGGTCCCAGCGCGACAAGAAAGAAAACCGAAACTTGGCGCCCACCGTCCGCGCCACCATCTCCCAGTTCAACGCCGTCACCAACCGTGTCATCACCTCACTCCTCTGCCCGTCCTCACCCAGCCCTCCCACTTCCTCTCCCGTCTCAtcacccacctcctcctctacctTCCTGTACCCCTCCACTGCCCCGAGCTCACCTCGCTGCTCGCACGCCAGCCCCGCCCACCGAGCACGCATCATCGAGAGGTGGATCGCCATTGCACAG GAGTGCAGACAGCTGAAGAATTTCTCCTCTCTGAGGGCCATCCTGTCAGCCCTGCAGTCCAACGCTGTGTATCGCCTCAAGAAGACCTGGGCTGCCGTCAGCAG ggaAAGCATGGCCACCTTTGACCACCTGTGTGATACTTTCCCTAACGAAAACTGTGTGCTAACCACCAGAGGGATCCTCGTCGAG GATGGGAGTCACCCAGACAGCGGTGCCACCCCGGGCTCTAAATCCCTGCAGCTCTGCTCAGTGTCCAGACAGATG ACCTGCAGCAGTGGTGTTGTGCCGTACCTGGGCACTTACCTGACTGTCCTCACCATGCTGGATACAGCACTGACGGACACTGTGGAG gGTGGACTCATCAACTTTGAGAAGCGCAGACGG GAGTTTGAGATTCTTTCCCATATTCGACAGCTTCAGACTTCCTGTTCCCACTATAGCCTACCAGCGAACCCTCATATCACCGCCTGGCTGCAGGCGCACACGCTGCTCACAGACCAGGAGAG CTACGAGCTGTCCCGTGAGCTGGAGCCTCCTTTGGACGTCTGTCCCAGCTCTCCCAACTCATGGAGCAGTCGTCTGCTCACTAAGAAGCTCGCCTC GTTGCGAACAGTCAGTGACAGCTCCCTCAGGAAGACCCACGCTGATCAGATCAGTGTGTCGTCTTCCGGCTCCAGCAGTTCAGACATGGAGGACCTCTCCGCCCCACAGCCCTCCCCCCTCAGACTCAAATTCAAG TCTCTGTCGGGTTCTCTTCACAACGTAGCAGAggacttctcctcctcctctcccagtctttccagctcctcctgcagcttctCTCAACCAGacctcagctcctcctctctggCGCTGAGCCCTGAGTCATCATCCCCCAGCTGCTCTCCTCAGGCCTCACTGCCCGTCTACAACAAACAAGTCGCTGACTCATGTATCATCAGGGTCAGTGTGGAGTCTGTCAGCAATGGAAATGTTTACAAGAGCATTCTG CTGACCAGTCAGGACCACACACCTCAGGTGATTATGAGAGCTATTGAGAAACACAACATGGAGGATGTCAGCTGCCATGACTTCAGCCTCTGCCAGATGCTCAACAATGGGAAAG AGCTCCAGATCCCCGACAAAGCCAATGTATTTTACGCCATGTGCACCAATGCCAACTACGACTTTGTCCTGCGCCAGCACTGGAGGAGCCACAGGAGACACCTCGGCTCTTCCTCCAGCCCTGGAGCTCAACCCAAGAGCCGCAACGCCAAGTGA